A single region of the Hyphomonas adhaerens MHS-3 genome encodes:
- the hflK gene encoding FtsH protease activity modulator HflK: MPWDDKTKGSGPWGGGGDDKGGGDGNSPWKRPSGGNGGGDLEDQMRRMQERFRGRGNGGGGGRRKGGGSGPNFGPLGVLVLAGIALIAWLMTGVVVVDEGSRAAVFRFGQWQTNFTPGLHFHLPAPIETHVVMPSEKQQETQIGNNANEALMLTGDENIVDVRFRVFWFYDPANPENFILNVDGGSELLKASAESVMREVVGKSDLNDVITTGRTTISEQVKAQLQALMNDYRAGIQVQNVEIQEAAAPAQVRQAFIDVVNAGQDAEKAIQEANKYANDIIPRAEGQAQQVLQNAEAYREQVIANSTGEAARFTSILDEYRKAPQVTRERMYLETMERVLGNTDKVILDSDSGAVPYLPVNPNRSSQ; encoded by the coding sequence ATGCCCTGGGATGATAAAACAAAAGGTAGCGGCCCATGGGGCGGCGGTGGCGACGACAAGGGAGGGGGCGACGGCAACTCCCCTTGGAAGCGCCCATCCGGCGGCAATGGCGGCGGTGACCTGGAAGACCAGATGCGCCGGATGCAGGAGCGTTTCCGCGGTCGCGGCAATGGCGGCGGCGGTGGCCGGCGCAAAGGCGGCGGCTCTGGCCCGAATTTCGGCCCGCTCGGCGTCCTTGTGCTCGCCGGCATCGCACTCATTGCCTGGCTGATGACGGGTGTCGTCGTGGTCGACGAAGGCTCGCGCGCCGCTGTGTTCCGTTTCGGCCAGTGGCAGACGAATTTCACGCCCGGCCTGCACTTCCACCTGCCTGCCCCGATCGAGACGCATGTCGTCATGCCGTCCGAGAAGCAGCAGGAAACGCAGATCGGCAACAACGCCAATGAAGCCCTGATGCTGACCGGCGACGAAAACATCGTCGACGTCCGCTTCCGCGTGTTCTGGTTCTACGATCCGGCCAATCCGGAGAATTTCATCCTCAACGTGGATGGCGGCAGCGAGCTGCTGAAAGCCTCCGCCGAGAGCGTGATGCGCGAAGTGGTCGGCAAATCGGACCTGAATGACGTCATCACCACGGGCCGGACCACGATCTCCGAACAGGTGAAGGCCCAACTGCAGGCCCTGATGAACGACTATCGCGCGGGTATTCAGGTGCAGAACGTCGAAATCCAGGAAGCGGCCGCCCCTGCGCAGGTGCGCCAGGCCTTTATCGACGTGGTCAATGCCGGGCAGGATGCCGAAAAGGCCATCCAGGAAGCCAACAAGTACGCCAACGACATCATCCCGCGTGCAGAAGGCCAGGCCCAGCAGGTGTTGCAAAACGCCGAAGCCTATCGCGAGCAGGTGATCGCCAATTCGACCGGTGAAGCCGCCCGCTTCACCTCCATCCTCGACGAATACCGCAAGGCACCTCAGGTGACCCGCGAGCGGATGTATCTCGAGACCATGGAACGCGTCCTTGGCAACACCGACAAGGTGATCCTCGATTCCGACTCCGGCGCGGTGCCATACCTGCCGGTCAACCCCAACCGCAGCAGCCAATAG
- a CDS encoding P-loop NTPase, whose amino-acid sequence MFGSKGKTRQKQADAVMKALGSPDWLESVSVDESGRAVLVIVADPADTAGAEALRMEAEGKAGLVPGVESVTTVLTAERQQGAAPRTHTHAPAAPKGQPKGRSELLNLTPSPRRVQKGARLSDEAMQQGAPQRQQGSVAKIPGISRILVVASAKGGVGKSTVSVNLAAALAKTGMKVGLLDADVYGPSIPTMLGTQGAEPKGSKNKKLVPVEAHGLKTLSIGYLSDPDAPMIWRGPIVMSAITQMLNDAEWGTPEDPLDVLVIDTPPGTGDAQLTIAQKVPVTAALIVTTPQEVALADVRRGAAMFTKTAVPVIGLVETMSYFQDPAGNKHYLMGHGGGQRMADALGLPLLAEVPMLQAIREGGDKGVPAAIGDEETAQAFHELARKVAIGLDTLETKAPPEIVFED is encoded by the coding sequence ATGTTCGGTTCCAAGGGGAAAACCCGGCAAAAACAGGCAGATGCAGTCATGAAGGCGCTTGGCAGCCCGGACTGGCTGGAGTCTGTCAGCGTCGATGAGAGCGGCCGCGCCGTGCTGGTGATCGTCGCCGACCCGGCCGATACGGCGGGCGCCGAAGCGCTGCGGATGGAAGCCGAGGGCAAGGCGGGCCTCGTTCCGGGGGTGGAATCGGTCACCACCGTGCTGACCGCAGAGCGCCAGCAGGGGGCCGCGCCCCGCACGCACACGCATGCGCCCGCCGCGCCAAAGGGCCAGCCCAAAGGCCGTTCAGAGCTGCTGAACCTGACCCCGTCGCCGCGCCGCGTGCAAAAAGGCGCGCGCCTGTCGGACGAGGCGATGCAGCAGGGCGCGCCGCAGCGTCAGCAGGGGAGCGTCGCGAAAATCCCCGGCATTTCCCGCATCCTGGTCGTCGCCAGCGCCAAGGGCGGGGTCGGCAAGTCCACCGTTTCGGTGAACCTGGCTGCCGCCCTCGCGAAAACCGGCATGAAAGTCGGCCTGCTGGACGCCGACGTCTACGGCCCGTCCATTCCCACCATGCTCGGCACCCAGGGGGCCGAGCCGAAGGGGTCGAAGAACAAGAAACTGGTGCCGGTCGAGGCGCACGGGCTGAAGACGCTGTCGATCGGCTATCTGTCAGATCCGGATGCGCCGATGATCTGGCGCGGGCCGATCGTCATGTCGGCGATCACGCAGATGCTGAACGATGCCGAATGGGGCACGCCGGAAGATCCGCTGGACGTGCTGGTGATCGACACGCCGCCCGGCACGGGCGATGCCCAGCTGACCATCGCGCAGAAAGTGCCGGTCACCGCCGCGCTGATCGTGACGACGCCGCAGGAAGTGGCCCTCGCAGACGTGCGCCGCGGCGCGGCCATGTTCACCAAGACCGCCGTGCCGGTGATCGGCCTTGTCGAGACGATGAGCTATTTCCAGGACCCGGCCGGCAACAAGCATTACCTGATGGGCCATGGCGGCGGCCAGCGCATGGCCGATGCGCTGGGCCTGCCGCTGCTCGCCGAAGTGCCGATGCTGCAGGCCATCCGCGAAGGCGGCGACAAGGGCGTGCCCGCTGCCATCGGCGATGAAGAAACCGCGCAGGCGTTCCACGAGCTTGCCCGCA